In Capricornis sumatraensis isolate serow.1 chromosome 16, serow.2, whole genome shotgun sequence, a genomic segment contains:
- the LOC138092610 gene encoding olfactory receptor 5B3-like has product MENNTEVTEFILLGLTSAPGLQVPLFIVCTLIYLFSVAGNLGMSALILTDSRLHIPMYFFLSNLSLVDFCYSTAVTPKVMAELLMGDQVISYNACAAQMFFFVALATVENFLLASMAYDRYAAVCKPLHYTATMTPSVCAGLAAGSYIYSFLNASVHVRDTFSLSFCRSNLVHHFFCDVPAVMALSCSDRHVSELVLAFVASLNIFFALLVILISYLFIFVTILKMHSAEGYQKALSTCTSHLTTVSIFYGTAIFMYSQPSSSHSMDTDKIASVFYTMVIPMLNPLVYSLRNKEVKSAFKKAVEKASLSLGFTF; this is encoded by the coding sequence ATGGAGAATAATACAGAAGTGACTGAATTCATCCTGCTGGGACTGACCAGTGCCCCCGGACTGCAGGTGCCCTTGTTCATCGTGTGTACCCTCATCTACCTCTTCAGCGTGGCTGGAAACCTGGGGATGAGTGCTCTGATTCTCACGGACTCTCGTCTTCACATTCCCATGTACTTTTTCCTTAGTAACTTGTCTTTAGTGGACTTTTGCTATTCCACAGCTGTCACTCCCAAGGTTATGGCTGAGCTGCTTATGGGAGACCAGGTCATCTCCTACAATGCGTGTGCTGCTCAGATGTTCTTTTTCGTAGCCCTGGCCACCGTGGAAAACTTCCTCTTGGCCTCAATGGCTTATGATCGCTATGCAGCCGTGTGCAAACCCTTACACTACACAGCCACCATGACACCCAGTGTGTGTGCGGGTCTGGCCGCAGGCTCCTACATCTACAGCTTCCTGAATGCCTCTGTTCACGTCAGGGACACATTCAGTCTCTCTTTCTGTAGGTCCAATCTAGTCCATCACTTTTTCTGTGATGTTCCAGCAGTCATGGCTCTCTCTTGCTCTGATAGACATGTTAGTGAGCTAGTTCTTGCCTTTGTGGCAAGCCTCAATATCTTTTTTGCCCTCTTGGTTATCTTGATTTCCTACCTGTTCATATTTGTCACCATCCTGAAGATGCACTCGGCGGAGGGATATCAGAAGGCTTTGTCCACCTGCACTTCTCACCTCACCACAGTCTCCATCTTCTACGGGACCGCCATCTTTATGTACTCCCAGCCGAGCTCCAGTCATTCCATGGACACAGACAAAATCGCATCTGTGTTCTATACGATGGTcatccccatgctgaaccccctgGTCTATAGTTTAAGAAACAAGGAGGTTAAAAGTGCTTTCAAGAAGGCAGTTGAAAAAGCAAGCTTGTCTCTAGGCTTCACCTTTTAA
- the LOC138092615 gene encoding olfactory receptor 5B12-like — MENTTEVTEFVLAGLSDDPEVQILLFITFSLIYLLTLVGNLGVTELILLDSRLHTPMYFFLSQLSLVDFGYSSAVTPKVMAGLLTGDKTISYEACVAQFFFFVAFITAESFLLAAMAYDRHAAVCKPLHYATAMPTKACAYLLTGCLLCGFLNASVHTGNVFRLSFCRSNVVNHFFCDAPPLLALSCSDSYASEMVIFFVVGFNDLFSILVIFISYLFIFITILRMRSSQGRQKAFSTCASHLTTVSIFYGTGIFMYLQPSSSHSLGTDKVASVFYAMVIPMLNPLVYCLRNKDVKSAFKTAVGKAKSSMGSVF; from the coding sequence ATGGAAAACACTACCGAGGTGACTGAGTTCGTCCTGGCGGGGTTATCCGATGACCCGGAAGTGCAGATCCTGCTCTTCATCACTTTCTCTCTCATCTACCTCCTCACCCTGGTTGGGAACCTGGGGGTGACCGAGCTGATCCTGCTGGACTCTCGTCTCCACACGcccatgtacttctttctcaGCCAACTCTCGCTGGTGGACTTTGGTTACTCCTCAGCTGTCACTCCCAAAGTGATGGCTGGACTTCTCACAGGAGACAAAACCATTTCCTACGAGGCGTGTGTCGCCCAGTTCTTCTTCTTCGTAGCCTTTATCACCGCAGAAAGTTTCCTCTTGGCCGCTATGGCTTATGACCGCCATGCAGCCGTGTGCAAACCCCTGCACTATGCCACCGCCATGCCGACCAAGGCGTGCGCGTATCTGCTCACAGGCTGCCTCCTCTGTGGCTTCCTGAACGCCTCCGTCCACACTGGGAACGTTTTCAGGCTCTCCTTCTGTAGGTCCAACGTGGTCAATCACTTCTTTTGTGACGCCCCTCCCCTGCTGGCTCTCTCGTGCTCAGACAGCTACGCCAGTGAGATGGTTATTTTCTTTGTTGTGGGTTTCAACGACCTCTTTTCTATTCTGGTCATCTTCATCTCCTACCTGTTTATATTTATCACCATTCTGAGGATGCGCTCATCTCAAGGACGCCAgaaggccttctccacctgcgCTTCCCACCTCACCACTGTCTCCATCTTCTACGGGACCGGCATCTTCATGTACTTACAGCCCAGCTCCAGCCACTCCCTGGGCACAGACAAAGTGGCGTCCGTGTTCTACGCCATGGTCATCCCCATGTTGAACCCACTGGTCTACTGCCTGAGGAACAAGGATGTCAAGAGTGCCTTTAAGACGGCTGTGGGGAAGGCAAAGTCTTCTATGGGATCTGTATTTTAA